In Mesorhizobium sp., one DNA window encodes the following:
- a CDS encoding Flp family type IVb pilin — MFSRFLKDRSGTTAVEYGMIIVCLSLVIIGGISQTGNSVEDMFANPARALQNTLGD; from the coding sequence ATGTTCAGCCGTTTTCTGAAGGATCGCAGCGGAACCACCGCCGTCGAATACGGCATGATCATCGTCTGCCTGTCGCTCGTCATCATCGGCGGCATTTCGCAGACGGGCAATTCGGTCGAGGATATGTTCGCCAATCCCGCGCGCGCCCTGCAGAACACGCTCGGCGACTGA
- a CDS encoding DUF1178 family protein gives MIRFSLHCDQAHEFEGWFRDNDDFDTQSKRGFVECPACGSHKVSKSLMAPAVSTGRKKEKMALAATAEQKKLMAALKEMSQQVRENAENVGDKFAEEARKIHFGETEARGIYGEATVEEARGLIEDGVEFMPLPVFPDDRN, from the coding sequence GTGATCCGCTTCTCGCTCCACTGCGACCAGGCTCACGAATTCGAAGGCTGGTTCCGCGACAATGACGACTTCGACACGCAGTCGAAGCGCGGCTTCGTCGAATGCCCCGCCTGCGGCTCGCACAAGGTGTCGAAGTCGCTGATGGCGCCGGCCGTGTCGACCGGCCGGAAAAAGGAGAAGATGGCGCTCGCCGCCACCGCCGAGCAGAAGAAGCTGATGGCGGCACTGAAGGAAATGTCGCAGCAGGTGCGCGAGAACGCCGAGAACGTCGGCGACAAATTCGCCGAGGAGGCACGCAAGATCCATTTCGGCGAGACCGAAGCCCGCGGCATCTACGGCGAAGCGACCGTCGAGGAAGCCCGCGGCCTGATCGAGGACGGGGTCGAGTTCATGCCGCTGCCGGTGTTCCCGGACGACCGGAACTGA
- the argJ gene encoding bifunctional glutamate N-acetyltransferase/amino-acid acetyltransferase ArgJ — protein sequence MSTAVSPLAPKSQPKMPPIEGVRIATAEAGIKYKGRTDLLAMVFDEGTTVAGVFTRSKCPSAPVDLCRANLPAGKARVLVVNSGNANAFTGKKGRASTEATAKAAASAAGCAASDVFLASTGVIGEPLDPAKFTHLLADMAKRAQPELWPEAGKAIMTTDTYPKYATQTVLLGDTLVTINGIAKGAGMIAPDMATMLSFVATDAPIAAPVLQDMLSKGTAKTFNAVTVDSDTSTSDTLLLFATGAAARRGAPRIDNVKDPRLAAFRRALNKILKNLALQVVRDGEGARKEVEVTVTGAKSARSAKKIALSIANSPLVKTAVAGEDANWGRVVMAVGKAGEPADRDRLSVFFGDIRVAHEGERDPDYSEAATSAYMKRDRIRIRADIGLGRGKATVWTCDLTKEYVAINGDYRS from the coding sequence ATGTCGACCGCCGTTTCGCCGCTCGCGCCGAAGTCCCAGCCCAAGATGCCGCCGATCGAGGGCGTGCGCATCGCCACCGCCGAAGCAGGGATCAAATACAAGGGCCGCACAGATCTTCTGGCGATGGTGTTCGACGAGGGCACGACCGTCGCGGGTGTCTTCACCCGCTCGAAATGCCCTTCGGCTCCCGTCGATCTCTGCCGGGCGAACCTCCCAGCGGGCAAGGCGCGGGTGCTGGTGGTGAATTCCGGCAACGCCAACGCCTTCACCGGCAAGAAGGGCAGGGCCTCGACAGAGGCCACCGCGAAGGCCGCCGCTTCGGCCGCCGGTTGCGCCGCCTCTGACGTCTTCCTCGCCTCGACCGGCGTCATCGGCGAGCCGCTCGACCCGGCCAAATTCACCCATCTCCTGGCGGACATGGCCAAGCGCGCCCAGCCGGAATTGTGGCCCGAGGCCGGCAAGGCCATCATGACCACCGACACCTATCCGAAATACGCCACCCAGACGGTCCTGCTCGGCGACACGCTGGTCACGATAAACGGCATCGCCAAGGGCGCGGGCATGATCGCCCCCGATATGGCCACGATGCTCTCTTTCGTCGCCACCGACGCGCCGATCGCTGCGCCCGTGCTGCAGGACATGCTCTCCAAGGGCACCGCGAAGACGTTCAATGCGGTGACCGTCGACAGCGACACCTCGACCAGCGACACGCTGCTGCTCTTCGCGACGGGAGCGGCGGCCAGGCGCGGCGCGCCGCGCATCGACAACGTCAAGGATCCCCGGCTGGCGGCCTTCCGCCGCGCGCTCAACAAGATCCTCAAGAACCTGGCGCTGCAGGTCGTCCGCGACGGCGAGGGCGCGCGCAAGGAGGTAGAGGTGACCGTGACGGGCGCCAAATCCGCGCGTTCGGCCAAGAAGATCGCGCTGTCCATCGCCAATTCGCCGCTGGTCAAGACCGCGGTCGCCGGCGAGGACGCCAACTGGGGCCGCGTCGTGATGGCCGTCGGCAAGGCGGGCGAACCGGCCGACCGCGACCGCCTCTCGGTGTTTTTCGGCGACATCCGCGTCGCGCATGAAGGCGAGCGCGATCCCGATTATTCCGAGGCCGCGACGTCGGCCTACATGAAGCGGGACCGCATCCGGATACGCGCCGACATCGGCCTCGGGCGCGGCAAGGCGACGGTGTGGACCTGCGATCTCACCAAGGAATATGTCGCCATCAACGGCGACTACAGAAGCTGA
- the grxC gene encoding glutaredoxin 3 — MTQVTIYTRDFCGYCAAAKRLLSEKGVDFQEHDATYSPDLRKEMIQRANGRSTFPQIFIGETHVGGCDDLYELDRTGKLDPLLAA, encoded by the coding sequence ATGACACAGGTTACGATCTACACACGCGATTTCTGCGGTTACTGCGCGGCGGCGAAGCGGCTGCTCAGCGAAAAGGGCGTCGATTTCCAGGAGCACGACGCGACCTATTCGCCGGACCTTCGCAAGGAGATGATCCAGCGCGCCAACGGCCGCTCGACCTTCCCTCAGATCTTCATCGGCGAGACGCATGTCGGCGGCTGCGACGACCTCTATGAGCTCGATCGCACCGGCAAGCTCGACCCGCTCCTGGCCGCCTGA
- a CDS encoding methyltransferase domain-containing protein encodes MEPIIDTDLATRRKLRALARPVPGAGFLLDRAAEDLADRIAAVARRFPRAATLYSHGDAAARSLLSTGKVDEIVEIVAHGAFAGASGARLAAPETVPLEPASLDLIVSLMALHEVNDLPGLLIQARRALKPDGLFVAAFPGAGTLAELRDSLLAAEIELTGGASPRILPFADVRDAGALLQRAGLALPVADIETVTVRYDSMFALMRDLRAMGATNTLLARLRKPARRALFLRAAELYAERFSDPDGRVRATFATIWLSGWAPAPSQQKPLRPGSAKLSLAKALGDLE; translated from the coding sequence TTGGAACCGATCATCGATACCGATCTTGCAACGCGGCGGAAGCTCCGCGCCCTAGCCAGACCGGTCCCGGGTGCCGGTTTCCTGCTCGACCGGGCGGCGGAGGACCTCGCCGACCGGATCGCTGCCGTGGCGCGGCGGTTTCCCCGCGCCGCCACGCTCTATTCTCACGGTGATGCGGCGGCGCGGTCTCTTCTGTCGACGGGCAAGGTCGACGAGATCGTCGAGATCGTCGCCCACGGCGCGTTCGCCGGCGCGTCCGGCGCGCGGCTCGCGGCGCCGGAAACGGTTCCGCTTGAGCCGGCCTCGCTCGACCTCATCGTGTCGCTGATGGCCCTTCACGAGGTGAACGACCTGCCGGGCCTGCTCATCCAGGCGCGCCGCGCGTTGAAACCGGACGGCCTGTTCGTCGCCGCCTTTCCCGGGGCCGGCACGCTTGCGGAGCTGCGCGACAGCCTGCTTGCCGCCGAGATCGAACTTACGGGCGGCGCCAGTCCGCGCATCCTGCCCTTCGCCGACGTCAGGGACGCCGGAGCGCTCCTCCAACGCGCCGGCCTGGCGCTGCCCGTCGCCGACATCGAGACGGTGACGGTGCGCTACGATTCGATGTTCGCGCTGATGCGCGACCTGCGCGCGATGGGCGCGACCAACACGCTTCTCGCGCGGCTGAGGAAACCGGCCCGGCGAGCCCTCTTCCTGCGCGCGGCGGAGCTCTATGCGGAACGGTTTTCGGATCCGGACGGGCGCGTCCGCGCAACTTTCGCGACGATCTGGCTGTCCGGCTGGGCGCCGGCGCCGTCGCAGCAGAAGCCGCTCAGGCCCGGATCGGCGAAACTTTCGCTGGCCAAGGCTCTGGGCGACCTAGAGTAA
- a CDS encoding carbon-nitrogen hydrolase family protein, with translation MTTFKAAALQMRSGMSVERNAEAFEAMVREAAGNGATYIQSPEMTGALMRDRAALKASLRDDSGDLIASAARRLARELGVHIHVGSTAIAAGEKIANRGFMVDPDGADIATYDKIHMFDVDLDNGESWRESATYQPGGRSVVAELPFATIGMAVCYDLRFPQLFRAQAMAGAEVLTVPAAFTRQTGEAHWHVLLRARAIENGAWVIAAAQGGTHEDGRETFGHSMIVDPWGGIVAAADHAEPGIVYAEVDPAASAEARKKIPNLKNAREFAIELVRATPALKAAS, from the coding sequence ATGACCACATTCAAGGCCGCCGCCCTGCAGATGCGTTCGGGCATGTCGGTCGAACGGAATGCCGAGGCGTTCGAGGCGATGGTGCGCGAGGCGGCGGGAAACGGCGCCACCTACATCCAGTCGCCGGAGATGACGGGCGCCCTGATGCGCGACCGTGCCGCGCTCAAGGCGTCGCTGAGGGACGATTCGGGCGACCTGATCGCGTCCGCGGCCCGGCGCCTGGCCCGCGAGCTCGGCGTCCACATCCATGTCGGCTCCACTGCGATTGCCGCCGGCGAGAAGATCGCCAATCGCGGTTTCATGGTCGACCCGGACGGCGCCGACATCGCCACCTACGACAAGATCCACATGTTCGACGTCGATCTCGACAATGGCGAGAGCTGGCGCGAATCCGCCACCTATCAGCCGGGCGGGCGCAGCGTCGTCGCCGAGCTGCCTTTCGCCACGATCGGCATGGCGGTGTGCTACGACCTGCGCTTCCCGCAGCTCTTCCGCGCCCAGGCGATGGCGGGCGCCGAGGTGCTAACCGTTCCCGCCGCCTTCACCCGCCAGACCGGCGAGGCGCACTGGCACGTCCTCCTTCGCGCCCGCGCCATCGAGAACGGCGCCTGGGTGATCGCCGCCGCGCAAGGCGGAACGCATGAGGACGGCCGCGAGACATTCGGCCATTCGATGATCGTCGACCCCTGGGGCGGCATCGTCGCCGCAGCCGACCATGCCGAGCCCGGCATCGTCTATGCCGAGGTGGACCCCGCCGCCTCGGCCGAGGCGCGCAAGAAGATCCCGAACCTCAAGAACGCGCGGGAATTCGCGATCGAGCTTGTCCGCGCAACGCCCGCGCTGAAAGCCGCATCGTGA
- a CDS encoding ComF family protein, translating to MLEIKSLAATAASMSARLMFPPVCAGCRRIVSEPGSLCGDCWRGLRFLEQPWCEVMGTPFGHEMGPGMLSADAIANPPPFDRARAAVAHGGIARRMVHGLKYGDRTDLAPWMAKWMIRAGREVLPGAELIVPVPLHRTRFLWRRFNQSAELARAISRLSGVPFSPHVVHRVRPTRQQVGLGLRQREDNVRGAFKVTPEAEIEVAGRRIVVVDDVYTTGATVSAVAKALRRAGALRIDVLTFARVLPGDFRPEEDGTI from the coding sequence ATGCTGGAGATCAAGAGCCTCGCCGCGACGGCCGCGTCGATGTCGGCGCGGCTCATGTTCCCGCCGGTCTGCGCGGGATGCCGCCGCATCGTCAGCGAGCCGGGCTCGCTGTGCGGCGACTGCTGGCGCGGCCTGCGGTTCCTGGAGCAGCCCTGGTGCGAGGTGATGGGCACGCCGTTCGGCCATGAGATGGGGCCGGGAATGCTCTCGGCCGATGCGATCGCCAATCCGCCGCCCTTCGACCGGGCGCGGGCGGCCGTGGCGCATGGCGGTATCGCGCGGCGCATGGTCCACGGGCTCAAATATGGCGACCGCACGGATCTCGCGCCGTGGATGGCGAAATGGATGATCCGCGCCGGGCGCGAGGTCCTGCCCGGTGCCGAGTTGATCGTGCCGGTGCCGCTGCACCGCACGCGCTTCCTGTGGCGGCGGTTCAACCAGTCGGCGGAGCTGGCGCGGGCAATCTCGCGCCTGTCGGGCGTGCCATTCTCGCCGCACGTGGTCCATCGCGTGAGGCCGACGCGGCAGCAGGTCGGGCTCGGGCTGAGACAGCGCGAGGACAATGTGCGGGGCGCCTTCAAGGTGACGCCGGAGGCCGAGATCGAGGTGGCGGGCCGGCGCATCGTCGTGGTCGACGACGTCTACACGACCGGGGCGACCGTCTCGGCGGTGGCAAAGGCCTTGCGCAGGGCGGGGGCCTTGCGCATCGACGTGCTCACCTTTGCCCGCGTCCTGCCGGGGGACTTTCGACCCGAGGAAGACGGCACTATATAG
- a CDS encoding GNAT family N-acetyltransferase — MSGLPGVPLFESSRLPVVRRFEAAGFRAWPASSVHYDGTWVIRLTAGHPAKRLNSINPLDPSDCDNLTERIARASGRFDAYGRPTTFRMSPLGGAFISAYLDQEGWIRFSDSIVMSIDLVSIDLERVMNQIPMKDMARFISAAMVVHDFEPSIRPGLSEIVSSIEPESGLFLLEEEDRPVASAICVHDGDLAGLFEVATASSERGKGHGRRVVLSALKWARLRGARIGWLQVEANNAAAIALYQSLGFRRVYDYHYRQPPK; from the coding sequence CTGAGCGGCTTGCCGGGCGTGCCTCTCTTCGAGTCCAGCCGGCTCCCGGTCGTCCGCCGCTTCGAGGCGGCCGGCTTCCGCGCCTGGCCGGCGTCGTCGGTCCATTATGACGGCACCTGGGTGATCCGGCTTACCGCCGGACATCCGGCGAAGCGGCTTAATTCGATCAATCCGCTCGATCCGAGCGATTGCGACAACCTGACCGAGCGGATCGCCCGCGCATCCGGCCGGTTCGACGCCTATGGCCGGCCGACCACCTTCAGGATGTCGCCGCTCGGCGGCGCCTTCATCTCCGCCTATCTCGACCAGGAAGGCTGGATCCGCTTTTCGGATTCGATCGTCATGTCGATCGATCTCGTTTCGATCGATCTCGAGCGGGTGATGAACCAGATCCCGATGAAGGACATGGCCCGCTTCATCAGCGCGGCGATGGTGGTGCACGATTTCGAGCCTTCGATCCGGCCGGGCCTGTCGGAGATCGTCAGTTCGATCGAGCCGGAGAGCGGGCTCTTCCTGCTGGAGGAGGAGGATCGGCCGGTGGCGAGCGCGATCTGCGTGCATGATGGGGATCTCGCCGGCCTGTTCGAGGTCGCCACCGCCAGCAGCGAGCGCGGCAAGGGGCATGGCCGGCGCGTGGTGCTGTCGGCGCTCAAATGGGCGCGGCTCAGGGGCGCCAGGATCGGCTGGCTGCAGGTCGAGGCGAACAACGCCGCCGCCATCGCGCTCTACCAATCCCTCGGCTTCCGCAGGGTCTACGACTACCACTACCGCCAGCCGCCGAAGTGA
- a CDS encoding DUF433 domain-containing protein — translation MSNDYRKLITREAGKRGGRPVVRGMRIAVSDVLGWLAAGMSHEEIIHDFPELTEQDIRACLSYAADRERRFLTAAE, via the coding sequence ATGAGCAACGACTATCGAAAGCTTATCACGCGTGAAGCTGGCAAGCGCGGCGGGCGGCCCGTCGTTCGGGGAATGCGCATTGCGGTTTCGGATGTCCTTGGCTGGCTCGCAGCGGGCATGTCACACGAGGAAATCATCCACGACTTCCCCGAACTGACCGAGCAAGACATCAGGGCGTGTCTTTCCTACGCGGCGGATCGCGAACGCCGGTTTCTGACTGCGGCTGAATGA
- a CDS encoding peptidylprolyl isomerase, which produces MNTTLRRRPIAGVALVLGLLASTAFAALAQSDTVVATVSGQPITEADVQMAVNELDQQFAQLTPEQKRAAALSAIVEIRLMAERAKASKLDQDENFKRKLAFLNERALHAQVIEKEISPKVTDEMLKARYDKEVAARPPTEEVRARHILVKTEEEAKEIIAKLDGGADFEALAKEKSSDPGSGANGGDLGFFSKGQMVPEFEAAAFALEPGSYTKTPVKSEFGFHVIKLEEKRTQPPVAFEEVKDQIRQLVFRDAYFDAVKQLRAAAQVEIKDETLKKGVEEIEKQAGATE; this is translated from the coding sequence ATGAACACCACCCTTAGAAGGCGGCCGATCGCTGGCGTTGCTTTGGTCCTCGGGCTGCTTGCGTCGACGGCATTCGCAGCGCTGGCTCAGTCCGACACCGTCGTGGCGACGGTCAGCGGCCAGCCGATCACCGAGGCCGACGTGCAGATGGCGGTGAACGAACTCGACCAGCAGTTCGCGCAGCTGACGCCCGAGCAGAAGCGGGCGGCGGCACTGTCCGCCATCGTCGAAATCCGGCTGATGGCCGAGAGGGCCAAGGCCTCCAAGCTCGACCAGGACGAGAACTTCAAGCGCAAGCTCGCCTTCCTCAACGAGCGGGCGCTGCACGCCCAGGTCATCGAGAAGGAAATCTCGCCGAAGGTCACGGACGAAATGCTGAAGGCGCGCTACGACAAGGAAGTCGCCGCCCGTCCGCCGACGGAGGAGGTTCGCGCCCGGCACATTCTGGTGAAGACCGAGGAAGAGGCGAAGGAGATCATCGCCAAGCTCGACGGCGGCGCCGATTTCGAGGCGCTCGCCAAGGAGAAGTCGAGCGATCCGGGTTCCGGCGCCAATGGCGGCGATCTCGGCTTCTTCTCGAAGGGCCAGATGGTGCCGGAGTTCGAAGCGGCCGCCTTCGCGCTCGAGCCCGGCTCCTATACCAAGACGCCGGTGAAGAGCGAATTCGGCTTCCATGTGATCAAGCTCGAGGAGAAACGCACCCAGCCGCCCGTGGCCTTCGAGGAGGTCAAGGACCAGATCCGGCAGCTGGTCTTCCGGGACGCCTATTTCGATGCCGTCAAGCAGCTGCGCGCCGCCGCGCAGGTCGAGATCAAGGACGAGACGCTGAAGAAGGGCGTCGAGGAGATCGAAAAGCAGGCCGGCGCGACGGAGTAG
- the secA gene encoding preprotein translocase subunit SecA, which produces MVSLGGIARKIFGSANDRRVKSTRPRVEQINALEEEMRALSDEQLRGRTAEFRQQIADGASLDQLLVPAFATVREAARRALGMRPFDVQLIGGMVLHEGSIAEMRTGEGKTLVATLPVYLNALAGKGVHVVTVNDYLARRDAAWMGRVYGFLGLTTGVIVHGLSDEQRKAAYACDITYATNNELGFDYLRDNMKYNRAEMVQRGHNFAIVDEVDSILVDEARTPLIISGPLEDRSEMYNTVDRFMLQLNAEDFEIDEKQRTSIFTEVGTEKLENLLREAGHLKGESLYDVENVAIVHHVNNALKAHKLFQRDRDYIVRNGEIVIIDEFTGRMMPGRRYSEGLHQALEAKEHVAIQPENQTLASITFQNYFRMYSKLAGMTGTAATEAEEFGNIYGLNVVEIPTNMPVKRNDEDDEVYRTVEEKYRAIVKEIRDAYSRGQPVLVGTVSIEKSEQLAERLRKEGFNDFQVLNARHHEREAQIVAQAGKPGAITIATNMAGRGTDIQLGGNADMRIAEELGDMPAGAEREEKEAAIKADVQALKEKALAAGGLYVLATERHESRRIDNQLRGRSGRQGDPGRSKFFLSLQDDLMRIFGSDRMDGMLQKLGLKEDEAIIHPWINKALEKAQKKVEARNFDIRKNLLKFDDVQNDQRKVVFEQRLELMDAESVAETVAEMRQEVIDDMVTKHIPETAYAEQWDVKGLAEAVRTNLNLDLPVEEWAAEEGIEDEAMRERITAAADKAAADRAERFGPEIMAYVEKTVVLQTLDHLWREHLVNLDHLRSVVGFRGYAQRDPLQEYKQEGFELFQAMLSNLRQAVTAQLMRVELVREAAEAPPPQVPDMFGHHIDGTTGQDDFGEGAGTVTLAQEVAVSAEDRNPNDPTTWGRVGRNEPCPCGSGKKFKHCHGAFV; this is translated from the coding sequence ATGGTCAGCCTCGGCGGCATCGCCCGCAAGATCTTCGGCTCCGCAAACGACCGCCGCGTGAAGTCTACCCGACCCCGGGTCGAGCAGATCAATGCGCTCGAGGAAGAGATGCGGGCGCTCTCCGACGAACAGCTGCGCGGCCGCACCGCCGAGTTCAGGCAGCAGATCGCGGACGGCGCAAGTCTCGACCAGCTCTTGGTGCCGGCCTTCGCCACGGTGCGCGAGGCGGCGCGCCGCGCGCTCGGCATGCGCCCCTTCGACGTGCAGCTGATCGGCGGCATGGTGCTGCACGAGGGCTCGATCGCCGAGATGCGCACCGGCGAGGGCAAAACCTTGGTGGCGACGCTGCCGGTCTACCTCAACGCCCTCGCAGGCAAGGGCGTCCACGTCGTCACGGTGAACGACTACCTCGCCCGCCGCGACGCGGCGTGGATGGGCCGGGTCTACGGCTTCCTCGGCCTGACCACCGGCGTCATCGTCCACGGATTGTCCGACGAGCAGCGCAAGGCCGCTTATGCCTGCGACATCACCTACGCAACCAACAACGAGCTCGGCTTCGACTATCTGCGCGACAACATGAAATACAACCGCGCCGAGATGGTCCAGCGCGGCCACAATTTCGCGATCGTCGACGAGGTCGACTCGATCCTGGTCGACGAGGCGCGCACGCCGCTGATCATTTCGGGACCGCTCGAAGACCGGTCGGAGATGTACAACACCGTCGACCGCTTCATGCTGCAGTTGAACGCGGAAGACTTCGAGATCGACGAGAAGCAGCGCACCTCGATCTTCACCGAGGTCGGCACCGAGAAACTCGAAAACCTGCTGCGCGAGGCGGGTCACCTGAAGGGCGAATCGCTCTACGACGTCGAGAACGTCGCCATCGTCCACCACGTCAACAATGCGCTGAAAGCCCACAAGCTGTTCCAGCGCGACCGTGACTACATCGTGCGCAACGGCGAGATTGTCATCATCGACGAGTTCACCGGCCGCATGATGCCCGGCCGCCGCTACTCCGAAGGCCTGCATCAGGCGCTGGAAGCCAAGGAGCACGTGGCGATCCAGCCGGAGAACCAGACGCTCGCCTCGATCACCTTCCAGAACTATTTCCGCATGTATTCCAAGCTCGCCGGCATGACCGGCACGGCGGCGACCGAGGCCGAGGAGTTCGGCAACATCTACGGCCTCAACGTCGTCGAGATCCCGACCAACATGCCGGTCAAGCGTAACGACGAGGACGACGAGGTCTATCGCACGGTCGAGGAGAAATACCGCGCCATCGTCAAGGAGATCCGCGACGCCTATTCGCGCGGCCAGCCGGTGCTGGTCGGCACCGTCTCGATCGAAAAGTCCGAGCAGTTGGCCGAGCGCCTTCGCAAGGAGGGCTTCAACGACTTCCAGGTGCTGAACGCCCGCCACCACGAGCGCGAGGCACAGATCGTGGCGCAGGCCGGCAAGCCCGGCGCGATCACCATTGCCACCAACATGGCCGGCCGAGGAACCGACATCCAGCTGGGCGGCAATGCCGACATGCGCATCGCCGAGGAACTGGGGGACATGCCCGCCGGTGCGGAGCGCGAGGAAAAGGAGGCCGCGATCAAGGCCGACGTGCAGGCGCTGAAGGAAAAGGCGCTGGCCGCCGGCGGGCTCTACGTGCTCGCCACCGAACGCCACGAGAGCCGCCGCATCGACAACCAGCTGCGCGGCCGCTCGGGCCGCCAGGGCGATCCCGGCCGATCCAAGTTCTTCCTGTCGCTGCAGGACGACCTGATGCGCATCTTCGGCTCCGACCGCATGGACGGCATGCTGCAGAAGCTCGGCCTCAAGGAGGACGAGGCGATCATCCATCCCTGGATCAACAAGGCGCTGGAAAAGGCGCAGAAGAAGGTCGAGGCGCGCAACTTCGACATCCGCAAGAACCTCCTGAAATTCGACGACGTGCAGAACGACCAGCGCAAGGTGGTGTTCGAACAGCGTCTCGAGCTGATGGACGCCGAAAGCGTCGCCGAGACCGTCGCCGAGATGCGCCAGGAAGTCATCGACGACATGGTGACCAAGCACATCCCCGAGACGGCCTATGCCGAGCAGTGGGACGTCAAGGGCCTCGCCGAGGCCGTGCGCACCAATCTCAATCTCGACCTCCCCGTCGAGGAATGGGCGGCCGAGGAGGGCATCGAGGACGAGGCGATGCGCGAGCGCATCACCGCCGCCGCCGACAAGGCCGCGGCCGACCGCGCCGAGCGCTTCGGCCCCGAGATCATGGCCTATGTCGAGAAGACGGTGGTGCTGCAGACGCTCGACCATCTCTGGCGCGAGCACCTGGTCAATCTCGACCATCTGCGCTCGGTCGTCGGCTTCCGCGGCTACGCCCAGCGCGACCCGCTGCAGGAGTACAAGCAGGAAGGATTCGAACTCTTCCAGGCGATGCTGTCGAACCTGCGCCAGGCCGTGACGGCACAGCTGATGCGCGTCGAACTGGTGCGCGAGGCAGCCGAAGCCCCGCCGCCGCAGGTGCCGGACATGTTCGGCCACCACATCGACGGCACGACCGGCCAGGACGACTTCGGCGAAGGCGCCGGCACGGTAACGCTGGCGCAGGAGGTTGCGGTGTCCGCCGAGGACCGCAACCCCAATGACCCCACCACCTGGGGCCGCGTCGGCCGCAACGAACCCTGCCCCTGCGGCTCCGGCAAGAAGTTCAAGCACTGCCACGGCGCGTTCGTGTGA
- a CDS encoding (deoxy)nucleoside triphosphate pyrophosphohydrolase — protein sequence MSEANPDTQAKPLLLVAACALVDADGRVLITERPPGKKLAGLWEFPGGKIEPGETPEETVVRELREELAVETKVACLAPLTFASHAYEEFNLLMPLFVCRRFWGTPTGLEGQRLKWVRPRDMRTYPMPPADAPLIPFLIDLL from the coding sequence ATGAGTGAGGCAAATCCCGACACGCAAGCCAAGCCGCTCCTGCTGGTCGCCGCCTGCGCGCTGGTCGACGCCGACGGCCGCGTGCTGATCACCGAGCGTCCGCCGGGCAAGAAGCTCGCCGGACTGTGGGAATTTCCCGGCGGCAAGATCGAGCCGGGCGAGACGCCGGAGGAAACGGTGGTGCGCGAACTGCGCGAGGAACTCGCCGTCGAGACCAAGGTCGCGTGCCTTGCGCCGCTGACCTTCGCCAGCCACGCCTACGAGGAGTTCAACCTCTTGATGCCGCTGTTCGTCTGCCGCCGCTTCTGGGGCACGCCGACGGGGCTGGAAGGGCAGCGGCTGAAATGGGTGCGTCCGCGCGACATGCGCACCTATCCGATGCCGCCGGCCGACGCGCCGCTGATCCCGTTCCTGATCGACCTTTTGTAA
- a CDS encoding plasmid stabilization protein, with amino-acid sequence MAEPQLSVRSAKAIEIAHRLALRERRTVASIVERALEDYDLKTTGREPAEVFYKRIAEQYGVDIDLEEVIKEGRKPHPGIDL; translated from the coding sequence ATGGCCGAGCCCCAGCTTTCCGTACGCAGCGCCAAGGCAATCGAAATCGCTCACCGGCTGGCTCTTCGCGAGAGGCGTACGGTTGCCAGTATTGTCGAGCGCGCGTTGGAGGACTACGACCTCAAGACCACGGGCCGCGAGCCGGCGGAGGTATTTTACAAGCGGATAGCCGAACAATACGGTGTCGACATCGACCTTGAAGAGGTCATCAAGGAAGGCCGGAAGCCTCATCCAGGCATCGACCTTTGA
- a CDS encoding type II toxin-antitoxin system VapC family toxin — MIFLDTNVVSEDFRPEPSPAVLDWLRRHDVELMLSTVVIAEISFGISKIRPEQRARRLSLGLAEWRRRFTGRIFPFTEEAALVYGELMGDAARRGRGMQSMDGMIAAIARVNKAKLATRNTAHFEHCGLDLINPWQH, encoded by the coding sequence TTGATCTTCCTCGACACGAACGTCGTTTCCGAAGACTTCCGCCCGGAGCCAAGTCCGGCAGTGCTGGATTGGCTCAGGCGACACGACGTGGAACTCATGCTTTCGACCGTCGTGATTGCCGAGATTTCCTTCGGCATCTCGAAGATCAGGCCGGAACAGCGCGCGCGTCGCCTTTCGCTCGGTCTTGCCGAGTGGCGCCGTCGCTTCACGGGTCGGATCTTCCCGTTTACCGAGGAAGCAGCGCTCGTCTACGGCGAATTGATGGGCGACGCGGCTCGTCGTGGCCGCGGGATGCAATCGATGGACGGCATGATCGCCGCCATCGCCCGGGTGAACAAAGCCAAGCTCGCAACCCGCAACACCGCGCATTTCGAGCATTGCGGCCTCGACTTGATCAATCCCTGGCAACACTGA